The DNA region TCGCGTCTCCACCGTCGGCCGCATCCATCCACATGTCGAGGTCAAGGTCGTCGACCTCGACGGCAGAGTGATGCCGCGCGGCGAACGCGGCGAGCTCTGCACCCGCGGCTACAGCGTGATGCTCGGCTATTGGGACGAGAAGGAAAAGACCGGCGATGTGCTCGACGCCAACGGCTGGATGCACACCGGCGACCTCGCCGTGATCGACGACGAGGGCTATTGCAACATCGTCGGACGCATCAAGGACATGGTGATCCGCGGCGGCGAGAATCTGTATCCGCGCGAGATCGAGGAATTCCTGTATCGGCATCCGAAGATCCAGGACGTGCAGATCTTCGGTGTCGCGGACGACCGCTATGGCGAGGAATTGTGCGCCTGGGTGCGGGTGCGCGCCGGCGAGACGCTGACCGAAGACGAGGTGCGCGGCTTCTGCCAGGGCCAGATCGCCCACAACAAGATCCCGCGCTATGTCGAGTTCGTCGAGGAATTCCCGATGACGGTGACCGGGAAGATCCAGAAATTCGTGATGCGGGACAAGGTCGAGCAACGGCTGGGGCTGAAGGCCGCGAAGACGGCGTGAGGGTGCGCACGATATCTCAACATCGTCATGCCCGGGCTTGTCCCGGGCATCCACGTCTTCGTCCGCGAGAAAGGCGTGGATGGCCGGGTCAAGCCCGGCCATGACGGCGAAAGCTGCGCCTTAGACCAACAGCCCCTTCCCCGTCGCCAGCTCCTTCAGCGACACCAATGGCCTTGCGCCGATGTGCTGAATCACCTCTGCCGCCGCCAGCGCGCCGAGGCGGCCGGCATTCTCGTAGCCGAGGTTGCGGACCAGGCCGACCAGGAAGCCGGCGGCGAACAGGTCGCCGGCGCCGGTGGTGTCGACGAGCTTGTCGATCGGAGACGCCGGTGCCGACGTCACGCCATCCTTCGACACCACGACGCAACCCTTCTCGCTGCGGGTGACGACGCCGAGTTTCGTATCCTTGCCGAACTGCTTCAGCGCACCCTCGAAATCCGAGGTCTGGTACAGCGAGTGCAGCTCCGCCTCGTTGGAGAACACCACGTCGACGATGCCCTTGCGCATCAAATCGAGGAATTCATCCCGATAGCGATCGACGCAGAACGAATCCGACAGCGTCAGCGCGACCTGGCGGCCAGCACCGTGGGCGATCGTCGCGGCCTTGACGAAAGCGTCCTTGGCGTTCTTCGGGTCCCAGAGATAGCCTTCGAGATAGAGGATGCCGGCGGCTTCAATCTGCGCCGGATCGATGTCGTCGGGCGTCAGGTCCTGAGCGGCGCCGAGATAGGTGTTCATGGTGCGCTCGCCGTCCGGCGTCACCAGGATATAACAGCAGCCGGTCGCAGGCCCCGCGGCGGCGGGCCTGGTATCGAAGGTCACGCCGGCGGCGCGGATATCGTGGACATAGAGCTTGCCGATCTGGTCGTCCTTGACCTTGCCGACATAGGCCGCGCGCGCGCCGAGATTGCCGACACCGACGATGGTGTTGGCGGCCGAGCCGCCCGACATCTCGGTCGCCTTGGCGGTCTCCTTGCCCATGTCGCTGTAGATCGCGGTGGCGCGTGCCTCGTCGATCAGCTGCATCGACCCCTTGGCCATGCCGTGGCGGCCCAAAAAGGCCTCGTCGGTCTGCACCAGCACGTCGAAGATCGCATTGCCGATCCCGAGAACGTCATATTTTGCGTCAGCCATTGACCTGCCCTGTGTTCACAAACGGCTGCGGCCTATCACGTTAGCCCTAGCACCAGCAAGCCGACCTGGAGGCCAATCCCCTCATCCTGAGGTGCTCGCCTCTTCGGCGAGCCTCGAAGGATGAACGGCCCGGCTGGTGGCCGTCGACCCTTCGAGGCTCGCTACGCGAGCACCTCAGGATGACGGGTTTGGGAGGGCGCTGCTACTGGAAGCAACACGAGCGGCTGCTATACAGGCCAGATGATCCGCTCCTTCCTTACGGTTTCCTCGGGCACGCTGGCATCTCGCCTGCTTGGCTTCGTGCGCGATTCCGTGATTGCGGCGCTGCTCGGGGCGGGGCCGGTGGCGGATGCGTTCCTGGCGGCGTTTCAGCTCGTCAACGTTGTGCGGCGACTGCTGGCGGAGGGCGGGCTGAACGCTGCCCTGGTGCCGGCATGGCTGAAGCTTCGCGACGCCGATGGCGAGGCTGCCGCGACCGCGTTTGCCGGACGCGTGCTTGGCACCGTCAGCGCGGCGGTCATCGTGGCGGCGCTCGTGATCGGCGTCGCGATGCCGCTGGTGATCGCTCTGGTCGCACCGGGCTTCGTCGGCCGCGACACGCTGCAATTCGCAGTCGACGATGCCCGCCTGATGCTGCCTTACCTCGCCTTCGCCGGCCCGGTCACGGTGATGATGGGACTGCTCAATGCACAGGGGCGCTTCGCGCTGACGGCGTTCTCGCCATTGCTGTTCAACATCGCGCTGATCGCCGTGATGGCGGTACTGCTGATGCGGCAGCAGGATCCGGTGTGGGCCGCGCTCGTCATGGCGGCGACCATCGGCGTCGCCGGCTTGCTGCAACTCTCGATGCTGGCGCTGCGCGGCGCCAGGCTCGCTTCGCCGCTGCGCGTTTCCCTCGATCCCGAGATGCGCGGCTTCCTCGGCCGCGCGGTGCCCGGCATGGTCGCAAGCAGCGGGCCCCAATGGCTGATGGTGGCAGGCGCGGTGATCGCATCGACCTCGCCGTCGGCGGTGTCCTGGCTCTATTTCGCCAATCGCCTGCTGGAATTGCCGCTCGGCATCGTCGGTGTCGCGATGGGCACGGTGCTGATCCCGGAGATGACGCGCGCGGTGCAGGGTGGCGCGCCCACCGCGATCGCGCATGCCGAATCGCGCGGGCTCGAGCTCGCGGTCGGGCTGGCGCTACCGGCAACCCTCGGCCTGATCGTGCTGAGCACACCGATCGTGCGCATGCTGTTCGAGCATGGCGCGTTCACGGCCGCGGACACCGCGGCGACCGCGCACGCGCTAATCTGGTTGACGCTGGCGCTGCCGGCGCATGTGCTGGTGAAGGCCTTGTCGCCGGCATTTTTTGCCCGCGAGGACACGCTGACCCCGCTGTTTGCGACGCTGAAGGCCGTCGTGGTGGCGATCGCGGCCGCCTTCCTGCTGGGCCACCTCTTCGGTGCCAACGGCATCGCGGCCGGCATCGCGCTCGGCGCCTGGAGCAACGCGGTGGCGCTGATCCGCAAGGGTGCCTCGTCGTTCGGCTTTGCGATCGACGCCGATGCCCGCCGCCGGTTGCCGCGAATCCTTGCGGCGGCACTCGCGATGGGCGCTGCGCTGTGGCTGGCGTCGTGCATCCTGCCGGCGACAGGCACACACCGCTTTGTACAGGCGGCATCCCTCCTCGTGCTGATCGCGGCCGGCATCGCGGCTTACGGGCTGTTTTTACAGCTCTTCGGCGTCATGGGCTGGCGCGAGGCGGTTAACGCGATCAAACACGGCCGCTCCGCCTGACTTGCGCACACCGGGCTTAAGTGGCAAACGACGCGGCCGGAGCCTTTATCCGTTCCGATGGAATCGGGGCGGGGCTCCGGACTCTCGGTTCGACGCGTTTTCTTTACGCGAACCGGTGCCCACTTCGCTCGAAAACGCTCTTAAGCAGCCATTTCCGGGAATCTCGACCATGGCGTTCGTTCAACGGGTTTTCTCAGGCGTCCAGCCGACGGGCAATCTGCACCTCGGCAACTATCTCGGCGCCATCGTCAACTTCGTGAAGATGCAGCAGACGCATAACTGCGTCTATTGCGTCGTCGATATGCACGCGATCACGCAAGGGGTCGAGGTCTGGGGCGGCCCGGCTGAGCTGGCGCGCAACACCCGCGAGGTCACCGCGGCCTTCATCGCCGCGGGCATCGATGCCAGGAAGCACATCGTGTTCAACCAGAGCCAGGTCGCCGGCCATGCCGAGCTGACCTGGCTCTTCAATTGCGTCGCGCGGATCGGCTGGCTGAACCGCATGACCCAGTTCAAGGAGAAAGCCGGCAAGGACCGCGAGAACGCGTCGGTCGGTCTCTACGACTATCCGGTGCTGATGGCCGCCGACATCCTTCTGTACCGCGCCACCCATGTGCCGGTCGGCGAGGACCAGAAGCAGCACCTGGAGCTGTCGCGCGACATCGCGCAGAAGTTCAACAACGACTTCGTCGATTCGATCCGCGGCCACGGCTTCGAGGACGGCCTGTTTTTCCCGCAGCCCGAGCCGCTGATCACGGGGCCGGCGACGCGGGTGATGAGCCTGCGCGACGGCACCAAGAAGATGTCGAAATCGGATGCGTCGGACAATTCGCGCATCAACCTCACCGACGACGCCGAGACCATCGCGCAGAAGATCCGTCGGGCCAAGACCGATCCGGAGCCGCTGCCGTCGGAGGAGAAGGGCCTCGAGCCGCGCCCCGAGGCCGACAATTTGGTCGGCATCTACGCGGCGCTCGCCGGCACCACCAAGCAGGCGGTGCTGAGCCAGTTCGGCGGCGGCCAATTCTCCACCTTCAAGAACGCGCTGGTCGAGGTTTGCGTCGCGAAACTGGCACCGATTGCCGCCGAGATGAAGAAGCTGATGGCCGACCCCGGCCATGTCGACGCGATCCTGATCGACGGCGCCAACCGCGCCCGCGTGATCGCCGACGAGACCATGCGCACGGCCAAGGACATCGTCGGCTTCATCCGCCCGCGCTGACCCACGCGCAAGAACTGCGGCTCCCTCTCCCAAACGGAGAGGGAGTATGGCAGCATGCGCCCTGTTTGAGCATCGTGGGCCAGCACCGGGACATGCATGACCACCCAGCGACGCAGCTATGAGACGGGCCACAAGCCGAAGTGCCTCGTCATCGTCGACGACACCGCCGAATGGGACCGCGCGGTCTACTACGCCAGCCGCTGGGCGATCCGCGTCGACGGCGGCGTGGTGATGCTGCGGGTGATCGAGACCGAGGACCAGAACCAGCAATGGCTTGGGGTCGCCGACATCATGCGCGCGGAGGCCGAGGAAGCCGCCAATGAGGCGCTCGACCGAGCCTCGGGCCGCGCCAACGGGATCGCCGCGATCACCCCGGAACGGGTGATCCGGGAGGGGGACCCGACCGAGCAGATCCTCGACGTGATCGACAAGGACGTCGACATCGCCATGCTGGTGCTGGCCGCCAATCCGGGCCCCGAGGGGCCGGGGCCGATCATCACCACCATGGCCAAGACCATCGGGGCTTTCCCAATCCCGGTCACCATCGTACCGGGCGGCCTGACCGATTCCGAGGTCGACGCCCTGTCCTAGAGCATGCGGAAGGGGCGGGAACCGCAGTTTTGCGGCTTGATCGATGGCTTTTTAGTTGCCATTTGAGAGGGGGAACCAACGCGCCGGCCTTGAACCGGCGACGCCGGAGACAACAGATGTTCATTCAGACCGAAGCTACGCCTAATCCCGCCACCTTGAAGTTCATTCCCGGCCGCCTGGTGCTCGACACCGGCACCATGGAATTTTCGTCGCCGGAGTCTGCCGCGCGCTCGCCGCTGGCCGAACGGCTGTTCGCAGTCGCCGGCGTCACCGGCGTGTTCTACGGCGCCGACTTCATCACCGTGACCAAGGCGGACGGCGACTGGCAGCACCTCAAGCCCGCGATCCTCGGCGCCATCATGGAGCACTACATGTCCGGCGCGCCGCTGCTCGCCGACGGTACGGCGTCCAGCGATGCCGCGAGCGACGAGGAAGGCGAATTCTTCAGCGAGGAGGACGCCGAGACCGTCGAGCAGATCAAGGACCTGATCGAGACCCGCGTGCGTCCCGCGGTCGCCAATGACGGCGGCGACATCACCTTCCGCGGCTTCAAGGACGGGATCGTCTATCTCAATATGAAGGGCTCGTGCGCCGGCTGCCCGTCGTCGACGGCAACCTTGCAGCACGGCATCCAGAACCTGCTCCGGCATTTTGTCCCGGACGTGCAGGAAGTCCGACCGATGTAACCCACGTAGGGTGGGCAAAGGCGCGCTTGCGTCGCGCCCACCCTCAGGAGCACGGCAAGCGATGGTGGGCACGCTGCGCTTTGCCCACCCTACGAGAGGGGACGAGCGGTGAAGCGGCGAACGGACATCGACGGTGGTCCTTCATTCGCTACTGCCTATTCGCCATTCGCCCCATGCTGATCCTCGCCATCGACACCGCGCTCGACGCCTGCTCCGCGGCCGTGCTCGACACCACGGCCGGCAAGCCGCTCGCCGCGGAGTCCCAGCCGATGCCGCGCGGTCATGCCGAGGCGCTGATGCCGCTGATCGGCCGCGTGATGAAGCAAAGCGGCATCGCGTTTGCCGGCCTCGACCGCATCGCCGTCACCACCGGCCCCGGCAGCTTCACCGGCCTGCGCGTCGGCCTTTCGGCGGCGCGCGGCATCGCGCTCGCCGCGGACAAGCCGGTGGTTGGTCTGACGACACTTGCCGCCTACGCCGCGCCCGTGGTCGCCGAGAACAGAGAGCACCCGATCCTGTCGGCGATCGATGCCCGGCACGATCATGTCTATTTCCAGCTGGTCGGCGGCGACGGCAGCCCGATGCTCAAGCCGAAAGTGGCGCCGATCGCGGAGGCGCTCGAGGCTGCGCAGTACGGCGCACTGCATCTGGTCGGCAATGCCGCAAACATCCTGGCCGAGCGTTGGCCCACGGACGCTGTGCCGCCACTCAATGTCGAGATGCAGCCCGCACCCGACATCATCTGGGTCGCCTGGGTCGGCGCCGCCGTCGATCCCGTGAGCGCGCCGCCGCGGCCGTTCTATCTGCGCGCACCGGATGCGAAGCCGCCGAGGGATCGGCTTGCGGTCAGCGCGCCGCCATCGACATGATCGCCTTGATCTCACGATGGTGGAGCGGCGGCACGCCCGCGGTCGAGCCGGCATCGCTGCGCGACGCCAGCCGCCTCGCGCAACTGCACGGCGCCTCGTTTCACCGCGGCTGGGGCGAAGGCGAGTTCGAGACGATGCTCGCCGAGCGCAACACGCTGGTGCATCGCCTGCGGCTGGGGCGCAAGGTGATCGGCTTCGCGGTGTCGCGCATGGCGGCTGACGAAGCCGAGATCCTGTCGATCGCGATCGATGCCGGCCAGCGCGGGCGCGGGCTGTCGCGCAACCTGCTGTTGACCCATCTCGGCCATCTTGCCGGCCGCGGCATCCGCACCATCTTCCTCGAAGTGGAAGAGAACAATCAGCCGGCGCGACGGCTCTACGAAAAGGCCGGATTCGGCGTGATCGGCCGCCGCGAGCGCTACTACAAGCAGCCCGGCGGGGAACATTTGAACGCGCTTCTGATGCGGCGCGACTTGTCGTAATATCCGCGTGGTGGCAGAACAGCGCCCGCTCCGCCACCCAAGGTTCTGATGTCCATGACCACGGTTAAAATCCCGCCTGCGCAGAAGAATACCGGCATCGAGGCGCGCTGCGCCGCGACCGGCATGCGCATGACCGAGCAGCGCCGCGTGATCGCGCGCGTGCTCGCGGAATCCATGGATCACCCTGACGTCGAGGAATTGTACCGTCGCTGTGTCGCGGTCGACGACAAGATCTCGATCTCGACCGTTTACCGCACCGTCAAGCTGTTCGAGGATGCCGGCATCATCGAGCGCCACGATTTCCGCGAGGGCCGCGCGCGCTACGAGCAGATGCCGGAGAGCCACCACGACCATCTGATCAATCTGCGCGACGGCAAGGTGATCGAGTTCACCTCCGAGGAGATCGAGAAGCTGCAGGCCGAGATCGCGCGCAAGCTTGGCTACAAGCTGGTCGATCACCGGCTGGAGCTATACTGCGTGCCGCTGGACGAAGAGGGCAAATAGCCCGCGCCGTCATTCCGGGCTCGCGCGGAGCCTGTCATCGGGCGCGCGTTTGCGCGCCCCGTTTGTGCGCTCCGGAATGACCGGGAGGGAATGGGCCGGGAACGGCTGGATTTTCGTCCCCTTTGGCTATATCTGAGCCCTCGGCGCCCTGATGGCGCCGTTCCCTTATGCACGATCCGGGTTCCATGACGACGCCGCGCAAGCTGCACATCAAGTCCTATGGCTGCCAGATGAATGTCTACGATGCCCAGCGCATGGTGGACACGCTTGGCGCCGAGGGCTTTGTCGAGACGGCGAACGCGGATGACGCGGACCTGGTGATCCTCAACACCTGCCACATCCGCGAGAAGGCGTCCGAGAAGGTCTATTCCGAACTCGGCCGGCTGCGCGTCGCCAAGGAAGAGGCCGCGCGCCAGGGCCGCGACATGAAGATCGCCGTCGCCGGCTGCGTCGCGCAGGCGGAAGGCGAAGAGATCATCCATCGCGCACCGACCGTCGACATCGTGGTCGGCCCGCAGAGCTATCATCACCTGCCGCAACTGCTGAAGCAGGCCAAGCAAGGCGGCCGGGCGCTGGAAACCGAATTTCCCGTCGACGACAAGTTCGGCTTCCTGCCGCAGCCGAGGCCGGACGCGATCCGCGCGCGCGGCATTTCGGCCTTCGTCACGGTGCAGGAAGGCTGCGACAAGTTCTGCACTTTCTGCGTGGTGCCGTATACGCGCGGCGCCGAAGTCTCGCGTCCGGTCACCAAGATCATCGACGACGTGATGCAGCTCGTCGACAACGGCGTGCGCGAGATCACGCTGATCGGACAGAACGTCAACGCCTATCACGGCGAAGGCCCCGACGGTCACGCCTGGCCGCTCGGCAAGCTGCTGCAGCGGCTTGCCGAGATCCCCGGCGTCGTGCGGCTGCGCTATTCGACCAGCCATCCGCGCGATGTCGACGACGCGCTGATCGCGGCGCATCGCGATTTGCCTGCGCTGATGCCGTTCGTGCACCTGCCGGTGCAGTCGGGATCGGACCGGATCCTTGCAGCCATGAACCGCAAACATACCGCCGATGACTACCGGCGCGTCATCGACCGATTCCGCGCCGCGCGGCAAGACATTGCTTTTTCATCGGATTTTATCGTCGGCTTCCCCGGGGAGACTAGGGAAGAATTTTCCGCCACCCTCGCGCTTGTCACGCAAATCGGCTACGCTGCGGCCTATTCATTCAAATATTCGCCACGGCCGGGCACGCCGGCGGCGGAGATGCGGGAGACGGTGTCAGCAGCTGAGATGGACGAGCGCTTGGGGCGGCTTCAGGGACTGATCGACAGCCAGCAATCGGCCTTCAACCGGGCTGCGATCGGCGCAACGGTGGACGTGCTGTTCGAGCGCGCCGCGCGCAATCCCGGCCAGATCGTCGGCCGCACCGCCTATCTGCAGCCCGCCCACGTGATGGCCGCGCCTGACATCGTTGGAAAAATCCTGCCGGTGCGGATCGACAGCCTCGAGCGCTACAGCCTGAAGGGCGAGCTCGCGACGGCATCCGCGCCCGACATCATTTCGCAGACCATTGGAGCCTGAAATCCTTGCCCAAAAGCGCATCGGATTCGCCTTCGCTCGCTCCCAGCCGCAAACTCGACATGCAAACCCCACCTGAGACCCAGGTCGTCATCGATTTCGACGACAACCGCGCCGCGTCCGCGCTGGTCGGTCCTTACGGGCAGAATCTGGCGCTGATCGAGCGGCGGCTCGGCGTCGTGGTCGATTCCCGCGGCAACCACGTCACCATCGCCGGCTCGCGCGACGGCTGCGATGCGGCGCGACGCGTGCTGGAAACACTCTATGCGCAGGCCGTTCAGGGCCACGATCTCGACCAGGGCGAGGTCGACGGCGCGATCCGCGCCGTGCTTGCACAGGGATCGCTGTTCGAATTCGACAACAAGACCGCCAAGCCGACCTTCGAGACCATCAATTTGCGCAAGCGTCCGGTGCGTGCGCGCACCGCCGCGCAGGATTCCTATATCCGCGCGCTGAAGCGGCACGAGCTGACATTCGGTATCGGCCCCGCCGGCACCGGCAAGACCTGGCTCGCCGTCGCCTATGCCGCGCAACTGTTCGAGCGCAAGGAAGTCGACCGCATCATCCTGACGCGGCCCGCGGTCGAGGCCGGCGAGCGGCTCGGCTTCCTGCCTGGCGACCTCAAGGAAAAGGTCGATCCCTATCTGCGTCCGATCTACGATGCGCTGTACGATCTGATGGATGCGCGCGTCGTCGAACGCGCGCTGCAGGGCAACGAGATCGAGATCGCGCCGCTCGCCTTCATGCGCGGCCGCACCCTGACCAATGCCGTCATCATCCTCGACGAGGCGCAGAACACCACGACGATGCAGATGAAGATGTTCCTGACCCGTCTCGGCGAGAACAGCCGGATGATCGTCACCGGCGACCCTTCCCAGATCGACCTGCCAAACGGACAGACATCGGGGCTCGCCGAGGCGGTGAAGCTGCTCAACGGCGTCGAGGGCATCGCGCAGGTGCATTTCAAGGCCGAGGACGTCGTCCGCCACGAACTGGTGGCGCGCATCGTCGCCGCCTATGAGGGATTGCCGCAAAAGCCGGCAAACGCCAAATCGTGAGACCAACAGCTCCGGCCACGAGCCCGCGCGATGCGGGCTCTCGCCACAACGCAGATTTTGGAACGACCTTGTCCAACCTTCCCGCAACCGAGGTGCTCGTCACCGCCGAAGTCTGGCAGACCGAGCCCGACTCCGAGGCGGTGATCCATCGCGCCATCGAGGCGGCCGCCGCGACCGTCGATGCCGACGTGGCCGACGCCGAGCTTGCGATCATGCTGACCGACGACACCGGCATCCGCACCCTCAACGCCAACTGGCGCAACATCGACAAGCCGACCAACGTGCTGTCGTTTCCCGCGCTGCAGCCGGAGGGCGACGGGAGCGACGACGATGCGCCGCGCATGCTCGGCGACATCGCGATCGCCTATCAGACGACGCGGCGCGAAGCCGACGAAGAGCAGAAACCGTTCGAGCATCATTTGAGCCATCTTGCGGTGCACGGCTTCCTGCATCTGATCGGCTACGACCACGAGAATGACGGCGATGCCGAGGACATGGAAAACCTCGAGCGCGAGATCCTCAACTCCCTCGGCATTCCCGACCCCTATGCGGATCGGACCGACTGACATGCCGGACTCCGAACCAACCCATGACAATCCGCGCAACGTGAGCAACCTGCCCGCCGTGGTGCATGAGGGCGAGGTGCAGCGGCCCGCCGCCGAAGGCTGGCTGGTGCGCGCGATCCGCACGCTGTTCGGCTGGAAGGCCGGCTCGGTGCGCGACGATCTCCAGGTCGTGCTCGACGCCTCGACGCCCGACGATGTCGGCTTTTCGGCGATCGAGCGCACCATGCTGCGCAACATCCTGTCGCTCAACGAGCGGCGGATCGCCGACGTCATGATCCACCGCGCCGACATCGTCGCGGTCAAGCGCGACATCCCGCTCGGCGAGTTGATGAGCCTGTTCGAGAGCGCGGCGCATTCGAGGCTGGTGGTCTACAACGAGACTCTCGACGATCCCGAAGGCATGGTGCACATCCGCGACCTGCTCGCCTTCATGACCGCGCGCGCACGGGTCACCGAGGCGACCAAGACGCGGCGCAAGAAGCCGTTCCCGGCCGGGCTCGACTTGCGCACGGTCGATCTCGCGCTGCCGCTGTCGGACGCCAACATCATCCGCAAGCTGCTCTACATTCCGCCCTCGATGCGGGCGATCGACCTGTTGGCGCAGATGCAGGCCTCGCGCATCCATCTCGCGCTGGTGGTCGACGAATATGGCGGCACCGACGGCCTGGTCTCGATCGAGGACATCGTCGAGCAGATCGTCGGCGAGATCGATGACGAGCACGATTCCGACGAGCCGCCGGCGATCGTCCGCCAGGCCGACAATTCCTTCATCGCCGACGCCCGCGCCAGCCTCGACGACGTGCGCACGGTGATCGGCGAGGATTTCGTCACCGGCGAGGCCGGCGAGGAGGTCGAGACGCTGGGCGGCTATCTCGTCTCGTTCGTCGGCCGCCTGCCGGTGCGCGGCGAGGTGATCTCGGGACCGGGCAATTTCGAGGTCGAGGTGCTCGACGCCGATCCGCGACGGGTCAAGCGGCTGCGCATCACGACACGCAAGGAGCGGCCGGCGCCGCGCAAGGAGCGGGAGAAGGAACGCGAGCGCCGCCGCGAGCAGGCGCCTGATTCCGGCAGCCCCCAGGCCAATGATAATCAGGCCAATGACAACACGCCGCCGCCGTCAGGCGATGGAGCCGGACAGCCGTGAAGCTCTCCGACCAGCTCCGCGCGGCCGGGCTTGCGATCATCCTGACCTGGGGATGGAAGCGCGCCGCGATCGCGCTGCTTGCCGGCGCCCTGTCGGCGCTGGCGATGGCGCCGTTCAACGCCTGGCCGGTGCTGTTCCTGACCTTTCCGATCGCGGTGTGGCTGATCGACGGCGCCGCGGCCGGGCGCTGGCACGGCGTGCCGGCGGCTGCGCTGTCCGGCTTCTGGTTCGGTCTCGGCTATTTCGTGCCGGGACTGTACTGGATCGGCTACGCGTTCTTCGTCGATGCGGACACCTTCGCCTGGCTGACGCCGTTCGCGGTGCTCGGCCTGCCGGCCTATCTTGCGCTGTTCACCGCCTTCGGCTTCGCGCTGGCGCGGCTGATCTGGCCGCGCGATGTCTCGCGCGTGCTGGCGCTCGCGGTCAGCCTGACGATCGCGGAATGGCTGCGCGGTCATGTCCTGACCGGCTTTCCCTGGAATGTGTTCGGTTACGCGCTGAGCGAGCCGCTCGCTTTGGCACAAACCGCATCCCTCGTCGGGCTGTGGGGCATGACATTCCTCGCGGTCGCGATCTTCGCCAGCCCCGCGGTGCTGATCGACGGCACGTCGCGCGGCCGCAAGCCCTGGCTTGCGCCGGTGACGGCGGTCGCGGTGCTGGCAGCGATGCTGGCGTTCGGCGCGATCCGATTGTCGCTGCTGCCGACCAGCATGGTCGCCGGCGTCAAGCTGCGCATCATGCAGCCCGACCTGCAGCAGGACGCCAAGTTCAACTACGCCGCCA from Bradyrhizobium genosp. L includes:
- a CDS encoding adenosine kinase gives rise to the protein MADAKYDVLGIGNAIFDVLVQTDEAFLGRHGMAKGSMQLIDEARATAIYSDMGKETAKATEMSGGSAANTIVGVGNLGARAAYVGKVKDDQIGKLYVHDIRAAGVTFDTRPAAAGPATGCCYILVTPDGERTMNTYLGAAQDLTPDDIDPAQIEAAGILYLEGYLWDPKNAKDAFVKAATIAHGAGRQVALTLSDSFCVDRYRDEFLDLMRKGIVDVVFSNEAELHSLYQTSDFEGALKQFGKDTKLGVVTRSEKGCVVVSKDGVTSAPASPIDKLVDTTGAGDLFAAGFLVGLVRNLGYENAGRLGALAAAEVIQHIGARPLVSLKELATGKGLLV
- the murJ gene encoding murein biosynthesis integral membrane protein MurJ, with amino-acid sequence MIRSFLTVSSGTLASRLLGFVRDSVIAALLGAGPVADAFLAAFQLVNVVRRLLAEGGLNAALVPAWLKLRDADGEAAATAFAGRVLGTVSAAVIVAALVIGVAMPLVIALVAPGFVGRDTLQFAVDDARLMLPYLAFAGPVTVMMGLLNAQGRFALTAFSPLLFNIALIAVMAVLLMRQQDPVWAALVMAATIGVAGLLQLSMLALRGARLASPLRVSLDPEMRGFLGRAVPGMVASSGPQWLMVAGAVIASTSPSAVSWLYFANRLLELPLGIVGVAMGTVLIPEMTRAVQGGAPTAIAHAESRGLELAVGLALPATLGLIVLSTPIVRMLFEHGAFTAADTAATAHALIWLTLALPAHVLVKALSPAFFAREDTLTPLFATLKAVVVAIAAAFLLGHLFGANGIAAGIALGAWSNAVALIRKGASSFGFAIDADARRRLPRILAAALAMGAALWLASCILPATGTHRFVQAASLLVLIAAGIAAYGLFLQLFGVMGWREAVNAIKHGRSA
- the trpS gene encoding tryptophan--tRNA ligase, with product MAFVQRVFSGVQPTGNLHLGNYLGAIVNFVKMQQTHNCVYCVVDMHAITQGVEVWGGPAELARNTREVTAAFIAAGIDARKHIVFNQSQVAGHAELTWLFNCVARIGWLNRMTQFKEKAGKDRENASVGLYDYPVLMAADILLYRATHVPVGEDQKQHLELSRDIAQKFNNDFVDSIRGHGFEDGLFFPQPEPLITGPATRVMSLRDGTKKMSKSDASDNSRINLTDDAETIAQKIRRAKTDPEPLPSEEKGLEPRPEADNLVGIYAALAGTTKQAVLSQFGGGQFSTFKNALVEVCVAKLAPIAAEMKKLMADPGHVDAILIDGANRARVIADETMRTAKDIVGFIRPR
- a CDS encoding universal stress protein — encoded protein: MTTQRRSYETGHKPKCLVIVDDTAEWDRAVYYASRWAIRVDGGVVMLRVIETEDQNQQWLGVADIMRAEAEEAANEALDRASGRANGIAAITPERVIREGDPTEQILDVIDKDVDIAMLVLAANPGPEGPGPIITTMAKTIGAFPIPVTIVPGGLTDSEVDALS
- a CDS encoding NifU family protein, with protein sequence MFIQTEATPNPATLKFIPGRLVLDTGTMEFSSPESAARSPLAERLFAVAGVTGVFYGADFITVTKADGDWQHLKPAILGAIMEHYMSGAPLLADGTASSDAASDEEGEFFSEEDAETVEQIKDLIETRVRPAVANDGGDITFRGFKDGIVYLNMKGSCAGCPSSTATLQHGIQNLLRHFVPDVQEVRPM
- the tsaB gene encoding tRNA (adenosine(37)-N6)-threonylcarbamoyltransferase complex dimerization subunit type 1 TsaB; this encodes MLILAIDTALDACSAAVLDTTAGKPLAAESQPMPRGHAEALMPLIGRVMKQSGIAFAGLDRIAVTTGPGSFTGLRVGLSAARGIALAADKPVVGLTTLAAYAAPVVAENREHPILSAIDARHDHVYFQLVGGDGSPMLKPKVAPIAEALEAAQYGALHLVGNAANILAERWPTDAVPPLNVEMQPAPDIIWVAWVGAAVDPVSAPPRPFYLRAPDAKPPRDRLAVSAPPST
- the rimI gene encoding ribosomal protein S18-alanine N-acetyltransferase, which translates into the protein MIALISRWWSGGTPAVEPASLRDASRLAQLHGASFHRGWGEGEFETMLAERNTLVHRLRLGRKVIGFAVSRMAADEAEILSIAIDAGQRGRGLSRNLLLTHLGHLAGRGIRTIFLEVEENNQPARRLYEKAGFGVIGRRERYYKQPGGEHLNALLMRRDLS
- a CDS encoding Fur family transcriptional regulator; protein product: MTTVKIPPAQKNTGIEARCAATGMRMTEQRRVIARVLAESMDHPDVEELYRRCVAVDDKISISTVYRTVKLFEDAGIIERHDFREGRARYEQMPESHHDHLINLRDGKVIEFTSEEIEKLQAEIARKLGYKLVDHRLELYCVPLDEEGK